The following proteins are co-located in the Vibrio azureus genome:
- a CDS encoding insulinase family protein, which translates to MHQSPNDSNQYRYLTLDNALRVLLIHSDTAQQSAAALAVNVGHFDDPIERQGLAHYLEHMLFLGTQKYPKVGEFQSFITQHGGSNNAWTGTEHTCFFFDITPDAFESGLDRFSQFFTAPLFNEDALDKERQAVESEYKLKINDDSRRLYQVNKELINPEHPLAKFSVGNLETLGDRDGQSIRDEIVAFHHDQYSADLMTLTVIGPQSLDELQTWVANMFSGIPNHNLNGKTINEPISCQSSTSVMVHVEPVKNLRKLILTFPLPSMEAYYEMKPLSYLANLLGYEGEGSLMLQLKNKGWITSLTAGGGASGSNYRDFTVSCALTPSGIKHTDQIIQAIFQYIELIKAKGLDAWRYLEKKAVLESAFRFQEPSRPMDLASHLVINMQHYQPDDIIYGDYKMVGYDEAVLNTLLNLLTVDNLRATVVAKGFSYDRCAQWYFTPYSVVPFSAEQVKLYHQTDPNWSFQLPDKNPYICYELDPKPLEKNGSLPELIEDLEGFRLWHLQDDEFRVPKGVVYVAIDSSHAVASVPNIVKTRLCVEMFLDSLATETYQAEIAGMGYNMYAHQGGVTLTLSGFSQNLPQLLQMILKRFKDRDFNPERFDTIKQQLMRNWQNATQDRPISQLFNALTGLLQPNNPPHSELLAALTDIEVDELPAFVEAILAELHVEMFVYGDWQREQAYEMAATLKNTLRVKEQRYEEALRPLVMLGEHGSFQYELDCNQDDSAIVIYHQCENTEPSNIALYSLTNHLMSATFFHEIRTKQQLGYMVGTGNMPLNRHPGIVLYVQSPKASPAELATSIDEFLNAFYMVLLELNDYQWHSSKRGLWEQISTPDTTLRGRAQRLWVAIGNKDVEFNQREKVLAALKTLTRVDMIRFVVNELKPRTANRLIMHSRGTQHQPTHMTLGKDIGSIEAFQLLPKDVGMG; encoded by the coding sequence GTGCACCAAAGCCCAAACGATTCCAATCAATACCGTTACCTTACTCTTGACAACGCGCTACGTGTGCTGCTGATTCATTCCGATACAGCACAACAATCAGCTGCGGCTCTGGCTGTTAATGTCGGACATTTTGATGACCCCATTGAGCGCCAAGGGTTGGCCCATTATCTCGAGCACATGCTCTTTCTAGGTACACAAAAATACCCCAAAGTTGGCGAATTTCAGAGTTTCATTACTCAACACGGTGGAAGTAATAATGCATGGACAGGGACCGAACATACCTGTTTTTTCTTCGATATTACGCCTGATGCATTTGAATCAGGGTTGGATCGTTTCAGTCAATTTTTTACCGCACCACTTTTTAACGAAGATGCTTTAGACAAAGAGCGGCAGGCCGTTGAATCGGAATATAAGTTAAAAATTAACGATGACTCGCGTCGTCTCTATCAAGTTAACAAAGAACTGATTAACCCTGAGCACCCTTTAGCGAAATTCTCTGTTGGTAATTTGGAAACGTTAGGTGACAGAGACGGTCAATCCATTCGTGATGAAATCGTCGCTTTTCATCATGATCAATACTCTGCAGATTTGATGACACTCACCGTGATTGGTCCACAGTCCTTAGATGAGCTTCAGACTTGGGTAGCCAACATGTTTAGTGGTATCCCAAACCATAACCTCAACGGAAAAACCATCAATGAGCCCATCAGTTGCCAAAGTAGCACCTCTGTGATGGTTCATGTTGAACCGGTTAAAAATTTGCGCAAATTGATTCTTACTTTTCCATTACCGAGTATGGAAGCTTACTATGAGATGAAGCCACTCTCTTACCTTGCCAACCTTCTCGGGTATGAGGGTGAAGGAAGTTTAATGCTGCAGCTTAAAAACAAAGGATGGATAACCTCATTAACTGCTGGAGGAGGAGCAAGTGGTAGCAACTATCGCGATTTCACGGTCAGTTGTGCTTTGACACCATCGGGAATCAAACACACAGACCAGATCATCCAAGCGATTTTTCAGTATATCGAGCTCATTAAAGCAAAAGGGCTGGATGCGTGGCGTTATCTTGAAAAAAAAGCTGTCTTAGAATCTGCTTTCCGCTTTCAGGAACCTTCTCGACCAATGGATCTTGCCAGCCATCTTGTCATTAATATGCAGCACTATCAGCCAGACGATATCATTTACGGCGATTACAAGATGGTCGGGTATGATGAGGCCGTACTCAACACATTACTTAATCTTCTCACCGTCGACAACCTAAGAGCAACTGTAGTTGCCAAAGGGTTCAGCTATGACCGTTGCGCACAGTGGTATTTTACTCCTTACTCGGTTGTCCCTTTTAGTGCAGAACAAGTCAAACTCTACCACCAAACCGATCCCAATTGGTCATTTCAGTTGCCTGATAAAAACCCATATATTTGCTACGAACTTGACCCAAAGCCACTAGAGAAAAACGGCTCACTTCCTGAACTCATCGAAGATTTAGAAGGGTTTCGTCTATGGCATTTACAAGATGATGAATTTAGAGTCCCTAAAGGCGTCGTTTACGTCGCGATTGATAGCTCACACGCTGTGGCGTCAGTACCCAATATCGTTAAAACCCGTCTCTGCGTAGAAATGTTTCTTGATTCACTGGCCACCGAAACCTACCAAGCAGAGATTGCTGGTATGGGGTACAATATGTACGCTCATCAAGGAGGCGTGACTCTCACCTTATCGGGGTTTAGCCAAAACTTGCCACAATTGCTGCAAATGATCTTAAAACGCTTTAAAGATCGTGATTTCAATCCTGAACGTTTTGACACCATCAAACAGCAACTCATGAGAAATTGGCAAAATGCTACTCAAGATCGTCCAATTTCGCAGCTTTTTAATGCACTCACCGGGTTACTTCAACCTAATAACCCCCCACACTCCGAACTTTTGGCAGCACTTACAGATATTGAAGTGGATGAGCTCCCCGCTTTTGTGGAGGCAATTTTGGCTGAACTGCACGTTGAGATGTTTGTCTACGGTGATTGGCAACGCGAGCAAGCTTATGAGATGGCAGCAACGTTAAAGAATACTTTACGAGTCAAAGAACAACGTTACGAAGAAGCACTGCGTCCTCTCGTCATGCTCGGTGAACATGGTAGTTTCCAATACGAACTCGATTGTAATCAAGACGACTCAGCCATTGTTATATACCATCAATGTGAAAATACTGAACCAAGCAACATTGCTCTCTATTCGCTGACGAATCATCTCATGTCCGCCACCTTCTTTCATGAGATTCGGACTAAGCAACAACTCGGCTATATGGTTGGTACGGGGAATATGCCTTTAAACCGACATCCTGGAATTGTGCTGTATGTTCAATCGCCTAAGGCTTCACCAGCAGAATTAGCAACCTCCATCGATGAGTTTTTAAATGCGTTTTATATGGTGTTATTAGAACTTAATGATTACCAATGGCACAGCAGTAAACGCGGGCTTTGGGAACAAATTTCTACCCCAGATACCACTCTAAGAGGCCGAGCACAGCGCTTATGGGTCGCAATTGGTAACAAAGATGTTGAATTTAATCAACGAGAAAAAGTATTAGCCGCACTAAAAACATTAACACGGGTGGATATGATCCGCTTTGTCGTCAATGAACTGAAACCCCGTACCGCTAATCGACTAA